In the Hevea brasiliensis isolate MT/VB/25A 57/8 chromosome 8, ASM3005281v1, whole genome shotgun sequence genome, gtaatatattttaataaaattattataattttatggagaggtgtattttattcttatttattaaaaaaaaaaaaaagcaaatctAATGATGAGTTGGTGTCTGTGTCATGTGCGATCATGAGTGAAAAATAAGGTTAACGCCAACAGGAAACCTAAGACGTGCTTTGAAAGGCTGTAAAAAATTAAGATTGGAAGAACATGATTGATGAGCCTACTTGCCAATttattacactcaaaatttggacTTTTTCTAAGAAATGATCCAATGGTCCACCTTGGACACTATTCTCCGTGATGATATTCGGCAGAAAACATGCTATTGCCCAGTCAATTCATATCCATGTATACTAATTCAAACCACTAGATCGTAGATCTCAAAAGTTTTGGGCCCACTTTTCAATGGGCTTCATTGGTGATCTCATCGAGTCTGCGTTCacatttatcataatttataaattaatttaattattttataaatttttacaaataaattaatctatttatttataataatttttaaatttaatttataaattaaaaataataaattgagaAGGCTCCACTtttttattttgatgtttataattattagattaaatattttattatattatttttaattaattttaaaattttattataaatattatttaatttttttattatttaataataaatatatttataaattattttttataaaatatatcaatGGTTTATTAGTcactaataaatattttaatcaaatatatatctgcttaaaattttaaatatttataaattaatttttataaattaagttaaatactttttaattttttttctatgcTTATTTTTAGTTTGTCATTGTtaataaatctgattttttttatcaataaaaaatattttttttgttaaaagaaaaataaaattatttttttaaaataaattatttttttaataaaaagttattttatattttttaaattttaataatcttattatatatatatatatatatattaaatacatactattaattaatattataaataaatgataaaaatatttttttatatataaattatttttaataaaataaacagaGTAGGTATGGAccatttattattattgtttctGTAAATATAGTAACCAAATAATCCCAATATGTTACATCagataaatattatataattatttgatttttcacaaattttttcatttctctatgtaaataatttatattttttcatgTTATTTGTACTAGCAATTGGTTTATGAATGAGTGGATGAGGGCTCTTGGAGTGGTCCAATATTTATGTAATTTTCCTCTGCTTTGAGCTCTCCCTCCAATGGCATGCCGTGTCTTCTATATTCAATCTAATCACAAAACCAATTGATATTGTGAGTGACCAATTCAAACAAATTAGTGTCTCACAAAATTTTGATTTGTTTtaagttaaaatattaattttaatttttttttaattatttaatttttaagtcaCAGTTTAAACCAATTAAgttaatcaaaataaattaatttttcaataagtcagattattttttgattttataaatcatttttttatatagtttgaaataaattatttgatctaccaaaaaaaaaattaaattatttgtaagaAAAAAATTCAATTAGATTCTCATACAATTATTCTTATAtttatactaaaataatttttttaaattaaaaagagttaattttatttatatttttattatttttttatatagtttgaaataaatatttgtaaaaaaaatttaattaaattctcacaattatttttatttatatttttattaaaataatttttttaattaaaaagagtTCATCTTTCATTctaaatatgcaaaattaattaaaaagaaattaattaaattaaatttttataaaattttaattattaaaaaggaTTATGCCGACTTGCTTTTagtagaaaaaaaattataactgaGTAAATCCCGATTAAGGgagtatttaatttatttttttaaaatagagagataaaataattaataatattaaaaaatatatatactaaataataatttactaaaaaaataattttcatccaCCAGCATAagttcatattatttatttttcaatttttttctcttatttttctctCTTATTTATCACCAAAAGATAGAGTTCTTTTTTCTGCGTCCATCACTCGTTCACTTGTCTATTCATCATTAACTATTATTATAAAAAGATGGATAACGTAGACTAATAACACTTCTTTCCACTACAATTGGGCTGCAGATAGCCATTTGAGATTGGAGACTCACTAGGTAACAGTTAGGCACTTATTTCTTATCCACTTATCCAGCTGACATGAGATCAAAACAGCCGTTCTTAAAAATATAGATGCTTTCTATGCTAGGTTGATTAAACTTGAAGCTTGTGTTCCTTTCAAGCCTCAATCATGCACATATGAAACCTTTCTGTGGAACGAAGAATGGGGAGGGAGGAGGTAGTTCTCAGGTTTGAATCTTGATGAGATTGGGGAGGGTAGAGGTATTAAAAAGGGAACATCAATCCCTGTTGTTTAACTCATTGAATGAAAAAAATGCAAAAACTTAAATATGATTGAATATCATGGTACCATCTCAAGCAAGAACTCATCCCAGTTTTCATTTCAAATAAGCAGCCTATATCTGTTGTAATTAGAGTGCATCGTAGCTCTGGGCAACAGAAATAAATATTTCAAGAGTATGGAAGCCATTGTTTTCCAAGAATGCCAATACTCAATTATGAACGCTCAACTCAATTTCGATGCCTTTAGTGCTTAGATGACTGAATTTGTTTTGGGTTTAGCCTCCTCCAGAGCATCACTTGGAAGATCCAGCCCTCGAGGAATCTTTCCAGTATAGTTAGTTGTTGCAGGATCTGATCCAGTCATACTGAAGAAAGAGTTGCAAATTGTAAAATTCCTGAACTAGACAACAGGAATGCTTCTTTATTGAAGATTACAAACTCAccttctgtcaacaatgaccatgGATCGAAGCTCACAATTTGTAAAGCTGCAAGTGCATGCAACAAGTCATTTCTGGTTTTAGGATGGGTAGAACAAAAACATGGTTGAATTTACCATGTGCAGTAAAAATCTAAAGAAAACAGCAGAGCCTACCTCTGGACCACTGGATATCACATCAGAACAACAGGATGCATTGCAAAaacaaaaaacagacaaaaaacAAATATGCAGCCATAATACAAGGATTTTACCTTTATAAGCCACAACACAAAAGCAAAAAGCATAAGAATAAAGGACCAAAGCTGCAATCATTTATGTAAGTGGTAGGGCAAGCATGAGCTTTCAGCTTGAATTTTGTTGACAAAAAAGGTTCCAACATCTCTTTTTCCCCCCTTTTCAGCGCAGATTTGAACAGAAAAGGAACATTACCACTCCACTTTTGTTGAAAAATAatgaaaaggaaaagtgaataagTTGTAGTCAATAAATCCAAAGAACAAAATTGCAGAATCCGACAGAAACTCAGAAGCCTGCACAAACAATCTACTAAGCTAACAATTGATGCATAAAGAACGCCAATTTATATCTTTAAGGTAACAGGCATCGTGGACACTTACCGATTGCATATTTCTTTTTTCACCAATGGGTTACAGTCATTTCCAAATGCATTCAAGGTATGAAACAAGAACCCACTGTGGGTAACTATTGctatctctttctctttccttgtCCACAACCTGCAAAGTGAATTGTTGAGGTCCAAGGTGCAACATGCAGCACAAATTTACATCAAATTATACATATAGGAACATATATGCCCCACTTTACCAATCACAAAATTTACTGTAGAAATTGGACTGCAATATGGAAGAAATTATATCTAAAATTGGCCACAAATTGTGATGCATATGCTCGCTGCTGAAAATATATACATGATGTTAAATACAAGTCTTATCTTTGGGAAAAATTGCTATATTTTATTCTTGTGAATGATGAGATCTTGAAAGGGCAGGTTAATTTGAAAGTTAAATAGAATATataaggaaagaaaattaaatataacaGTCAAAATGAGGATGAGACAATTAGAATAACCTTTTTAGTTCAGAAGGTACTTAGTTAATTTTATTGACATGCATTGATTAGTTGATAAAAAAAAGGCTCTCAAAGCTACTAGCATCATGTGTAACCCAGATCATTCAGTGTTTCAAAATTTTGGATGGCCAAATGCAAGAAGGTTGGTATAAGCCTAGAAGATTCACAGTTTTTGCAGTTACATTCTAAAGAACACACTGTTTCCAGAGTTATGAGAttctagagaaaaaaaaaaaaagaaaaagaagagctCAATCAATAACCAGCAAATATTTACCAGTTCATGAACTTTAATCCCCTGGCAGTAAGTTCTTCAGTTGTCTCTCTCACATTGGCCTTCCACAGTACATCTTCATCAGTTTCTATCTGAAAAAGAGCATCAAAAGGTTATTGAACAGGACAACTAGACAATAACCAGAATTTAATCTGACCTAGAAAAGCTACTGAAAGATAACAGCATATAGAGAAGCTTATAATGGTTACTTGTTCACTTTATCTTAAGTATCCAGGTACTTGCCAATGAAAAATCAATTGCAGGGAAAAGAAATTGATAGTCACTGACGTTTCGCCTCTTGTCACAAGGATGCACACCCTGCAGATCAATATGACTTATAAGAGAAAGCGTAAGGCTCCATTTATGGACTTCAAATGCAAgaataatgttaccaatatattacCCATTTTCCTCCAGAAAAGTGAGAACCATCATGAACCAAGTTATATAGAAGCTCAAAAAAGTTCATTTTATACCAAAAGGGTAAAAGTACCAGCATTTGTCATCATCCAAATTTTCTACATGAGAGCATTAACTATTTCCTCCAGATGCTCTAGATAAACTTAAATGTGAAGGCAACCTCCTCATTTCATTGGCATGATCGAAAAGTTTATAATGAATCAGAACTAAATTATGAAGCAATTAACAATTTGTTTAAACATTATTTCAATTAGAAGGATCTATTGCATAAAATCTCAACAAAAGCAAATATCATAGAAAACTTACAAAATGTTCTCGACATAGTTCTACAGCAATGAAAGGTGGGGAATTGAGACTTGAAATTGCAGCTCGACCACTGTTTCCAGCATTTGCCACCATCAGTGGCAGTGCATCAGTCCTATCTGTATAGCTGTCACCGCCAAAAACTCCAACAGCTGTTTGCAATGTCCTAGAAGTCACAGTTATCATTGCTTTAGGAAAGAACATCTTACAAAAGCATTTGTTTTTTCAGGGCACAGAATCAATATGAACCAACCAAATTTTCTAAAAGGACAAAAAAATCCTATATTCCTACACTTAAGCCAATATAAGATTTGTCTCTATGTAATTTGGAAATAGCAGATAGTCTATTTTTGCAACAGATTCTTGATAATAACTTATCTCTAGAAACAGTACCTCCAATATTTTAACTCCACCCAAGAATGTAAGAACTTTTACAATGCAAAATTAAACTACTCAAATGAAAAAGCTGTTGATACTAGTTTGCTGAGGTTATTGAAACCACAGCCAATAATTAATATTCTCAGTAGTCAACTCTTCTTTCTTAGTGGGATAGGAAAAACAAAAGGCCTGTACTGTATTTGAACTCCagaaattttggtcaaacaaaataaaatgaattttcaACACCAAGAAGAGACCGCAAAATCCAATAACCAGCAAAGTTTGTGAGACCCTGTTTGGaatgattataaaaaaaaaaaatacaaagataCCATATGTACTCTGGAGATATAATTAAACTGAGGAAACTATCAGAAGCAAACATAAATCAAGCAGAAAAAAAGCAGTAAATTAGTTAATGAGGGCTACTCATAAGCTAAAAGAAGTCAATGTAAAGTTGTAAACAACTAACTCTAACAGTGCAGTACAGATACTTCATTCTATCATCAAAATGGCTGAAATTTTAGAGACAGATAAATTACAAGAGAATGATCAACAAGTTTCTTTGAGAATGCTGTTTGTGCATGCGTCTGCATTAAATAACAATGGCATCAATATCGTGTATTCCTCTAGGAGGGATACAAGTATTAACCAGAGGTGTTTATTCCTTTCTAGTTGGATACAACCATGAAAATGTTCATAAATCTCATTAAACATTAGAAGCTCAACAAAATTAAGAACATGACTGTGAGAACAAGTTGACCAAACAAATGACATTTGTCATTAAGCATGTAACTTTCCAAACCAATTAACTATATAAGCATCTCAAATGCAGCAGAGAACAAATTTCTAGATGAACATTTTCTTATAACTGAAAACAAAAAGACTCTTTCTTCCTATCCACTACAAAAAATTTCTAGACTTCAATGGAAAAAAATGTTGAATTTATTGCTAGTCATAAAACAAACAGAAAACAACACATTGTTAACGATTGACATgttaaaatttatcaaaaaaaaTGCTATCAACAGGAGCACCAGATGCCGGCTTCAGCACCTTAGCAAAGGAGATGCAATAACCAAATCAATCCTCTTGGAAAGCCCACATGTGCGGACATGCCTACGCAAATTGTCAACCTATAACGGAAGCAAAAAAGCATTATTATCAGATTACCTCCGTGTATCTCCAGAACAGATGTTAACAACAtcactattattttttttttccttaaacgTTTAGCATGTGGAAATGTTAATGGGTTTTGTCTTACCTGCTGCCAACCCAGTTGAGTAAGTTGTGCATCAAAATATTCGGGAGACAAGCAAGCTTTGTAGTTCTTATCTCCCTCTACATTGTGCATCCCTTGTGCATGCCTCACCTGGATGCATGGTTTTATAAGACCAGAATGCCTTGTTTTGCGAGCAAAAGCCAAGAAAGAAGGCAATCGTGGACGCCCTTCAGACCAAATATGTAGCAACTTCAAATCCACAATGGACACAGTAGATTATTTGAAAAACAAATTTGATACCAACCAGGTGAAGAGTTTTGCAGCGGTGCAATGGAAACAAACTTGGACCTGGACAATCCATATCTGCAACTGAACCTGATAAACATCAACTTTCAAATATAAGAGAAGACATGTAATAGCATTAAACCTGATATAAAAtacaattatataataaaaaaatattagcttcaaagaaaaatgaaaagaggAAAATTCAAGCAAGTTTACAAGCGAAATTATCAAAAAAGAGCAGAGCGTTTTAACAGATAGTGTAATAGCGTAAAATAAATGATGTAAACTCTCTTGTAATCAATTGTCACAACATCTACAAATTCTTAACAGTATTTCAAATTTCTACCACAGTTATAGATCTTCTCTTGCTCTAACATAAAATCAATCAAACTGAATCAAATCTAACAAAATCAGCCCAAAAGAGAGAAAAAGCAAAAACAAACACAACACACATCCATTAGAAACAAAGAAAAAAAGGCAGAGGACAAGATGCCAAAGGCCAAAGACGAAAAAACCAAAATACCcacaataagaaaagaaaaggaaaacgaaAAGGAAACCCAGTAACAGATAAACATAATAAACAGTCAAGAAAGTATTATGAATATAGAGAGAAGTTTTCAAGAACTATGGGTTTGAAGGGATGGTTGTAAAGTTACCTGGGCAGGAAGAGGAATAGGAGAAGAAAGGGCGTTCAGTTGTGAGCCAGTAGAGtggaaaaaatggagtggcaaTGCCAAAAGCGCTAGGAGATATAGTTTGATGATTGATTGGACTGATAAAGTTGcaagtaaaaataatttgatCTTGTGGTTGTCTGTGACTCTCGGTCTACCAGAAGTAAGAGTCCGTCAGTGGGCATCCCTCCCAGATCTAGGTGAAGAATCTTCTTGATGAGGtggaggataaaaaaaaaaaaaaaaaatcttttttatttttatttattttaatttaacattaacaaaagaaattttctatatatcatctcaattaatttaaaactaaaatttaattatttaatctcaaatatatattttaattattcattGTACTAACATAATATTTTCCAGATCAATAAtcttcttttattagttaatttaaatatttatctctcaatatatatatatatatatataattttcattttaaattttctttttttaactttataaaaaaattatagtctACCaagttatataaaaaattaaaaggattAACAACTTTTCAGAATATTTTAATAGTTACTTTTTTTCAACTATCTTTCAATCTCTAATTTTACATAAAATTCAACTtaaattatttaagttataataattttttaatataggaGAACGAGCATAGCTTAAAAGTGAACCGGATGAAAAAGGGAATATGGGAAAATCATCAATTTCAACTCAAATTTAATTAatgtttttaatattaaaatatattttaaatgtatttaaaatttatttttaattatttaaaattattttaaattcaattattattatctaaaatatactaaacttatttaattttatataatttaattaataatttatataaaaatttataaatattattataaaaatatatattttatatttaattaattatttatataaataattttaggtaataaatactcaaaatataaataattttagagtTCAGTTTGATTGATAAATACTGAAATATAAAATAcacatttttataataatatttaaaaatgttcatgtactatattttaagtaaatagagtttaaatattttataaaattattaaaattttaaaatataaattattaataaaaaatatttttatataaattattaattaaaatatactaaattaaatgaatttatatattttttaataataataattagatttCAACAAGtttaatttatgataaattttaattagatttaaaataaatttaaataataaatatattaattaagttTGAATTTAGATAAATTGATTTTTCAGTATTCAACCCGCCATCCCTAGCATGAACGTGATagcataatttaatattattagctACTTCATTCATTTATTctgtaaaataaattaaaatttttctttttttttttaatgcttttCTTACCTTCATTTTTATCAGTACATTTCATTAATAAGCAAGTTAAAtgagaaattattattattattattattattattattattattattattattacatttgCCGCTCTCTTTCatgtttctctctccctctctctctctctctctctctctctctcacacacacatacacacaatCTCTGTCTCTTCCCCATTTGTCTAATCATCTCTCTTCCCTGTTTTAATCTCACAAATCCATGAAACTGTGCTTTAGAATTCCTCAAGCTTGATAATGACTTTCAAACCCAAAATGCGTAACACCCCCGCAACATAAGAATCAGAgccacagttcttcaaaaaaaaaaaaaaaatcagagccACAGAATTTTGCCCTACAATCAGAGCCACAGAATTTTGCTCCACTTCTAACTTCATTTTATTAAACATATTCAGGTGATTAGCTTCAAGAATTGTACTGCCTTCTTAAGCACATGACAAGCTTAATAGAAAGAACTCT is a window encoding:
- the LOC110652238 gene encoding phosphoglycerate mutase-like protein 1 isoform X3 → MDCPGPSLFPLHRCKTLHLVRHAQGMHNVEGDKNYKACLSPEYFDAQLTQLGWQQVDNLRRHVRTCGLSKRIDLVIASPLLRTLQTAVGVFGGDSYTDRTDALPLMVANAGNSGRAAISSLNSPPFIAVELCREHFGVHPCDKRRNVSDYQFLFPAIDFSLIETDEDVLWKANVRETTEELTARGLKFMNWLWTRKEKEIAIVTHSGFLFHTLNAFGNDCNPLVKKEICNRGVVMFLFCSNLR
- the LOC110652238 gene encoding phosphoglycerate mutase-like protein 1 isoform X1, with product MDCPGPSLFPLHRCKTLHLVRHAQGMHNVEGDKNYKACLSPEYFDAQLTQLGWQQVDNLRRHVRTCGLSKRIDLVIASPLLRTLQTAVGVFGGDSYTDRTDALPLMVANAGNSGRAAISSLNSPPFIAVELCREHFGVHPCDKRRNVSDYQFLFPAIDFSLIETDEDVLWKANVRETTEELTARGLKFMNWLWTRKEKEIAIVTHSGFLFHTLNAFGNDCNPLVKKEICNRLLSFCRILQFCSLDLLTTTYSLFLFIIFQQKWSGNVPFLFKSALKRGEKEMLEPFLSTKFKLKAHACPTTYINDCSFGPLFLCFLLLCCGL
- the LOC110652238 gene encoding phosphoglycerate mutase-like protein 1 isoform X2, whose amino-acid sequence is MDCPGPSLFPLHRCKTLHLVRHAQGMHNVEGDKNYKACLSPEYFDAQLTQLGWQQVDNLRRHVRTCGLSKRIDLVIASPLLRTLQTAVGVFGGDSYTDRTDALPLMVANAGNSGRAAISSLNSPPFIAVELCREHFGVHPCDKRRNVSDYQFLFPAIDFSLIETDEDVLWKANVRETTEELTARGLKFMNWLWTRKEKEIAIVTHSGFLFHTLNAFGNDCNPLVKKEICNRFTNCELRSMVIVDRSMTGSDPATTNYTGKIPRGLDLPSDALEEAKPKTNSVI